A DNA window from Trichomycterus rosablanca isolate fTriRos1 chromosome 11, fTriRos1.hap1, whole genome shotgun sequence contains the following coding sequences:
- the lrrc4.2 gene encoding leucine-rich repeat-containing protein 4.2, translated as MRHIMTLLWQVTVHWNAALLCAVYLMVRAWSVCAAPTGPQNCPAVCSCSNQFSKVVCTRRGLVRVPPGIPVNTRHLNLMENSIEVIQADTFRHLHHLEVLQLGRNSIRQIEVGAFNGLTNLNTLELFDNRLTVIPSGAFEYLSKLRELWLRNNPIESIPSYAFNRVPSLMRLDLGELKKLEYISEGAFEGLYNLKYLNLGMCNLLEMPVLSPLVGLEELEMSENYFPEIKPGSFRGLKSLKKLWIMNSKITTIERNAFDDVTALVELNLAHNNLSSLPHDLFAPLSYLVELHLHHNPWRCDCDVVWLAWWLREYIPTNSTCCGRCHSPAHLRGRYLVEVDQTTFQCSAPFILDAPRDLNISAERVAELKCRTAPMSSVRWLLPNGTVLTHGSNHPRIYVINDGTLNFSNVLTSDTGVYTCMVTNMAGNSNASAYLNVSAAELNTSEHLSYFTTVTVEIVEPTSEEVVKPKTVTASPSVFQPVFISTPTVLLQTPRQVSVPTIRETERPPANLDEVMKTTKIIIGCFVAVTLLAAVMLIAFYKLRKRHQQRSTVAADRTMELFQMEENVPPATSGTTLPGDGGMVLERLSLRDRNNTCKSSYKPVHSAQWTENSIGNSLHRPRPTTISTIPETFLNKTHTKEKVQETQI; from the coding sequence ATGCGCCACATCATGACTCTCTTGTGGCAGGTAACTGTGCACTGGAACGCAGCCCTGCTCTGTGCAGTCTACCTCATGGTGCGAGCGTGGAGTGTGTGCGCCGCCCCCACCGGACCACAGAACTGCCCAGCTGTCTGCTCTTGCAGTAACCAGTTCAGCAAGGTGGTGTGTACCAGACGGGGCCTGGTCCGAGTGCCTCCTGGCATCCCTGTTAACACTCGGCATCTCAACCTCATGGAGAACAGCATTGAGGTAATCCAGGCTGACACCTTTCGACACCTCCACCATCTGGAGGTGCTGCAGCTCGGCAGGAACTCCATCCGGCAAATTGAGGTAGGGGCCTTCAATGGCCTCACCAATCTCAACACCCTGGAGCTGTTTGATAACAGGTTGACCGTAATCCCAAGTGGCGCTTTCGAGTACTTGTCTAAGCTGCGGGAATTATGGCTCAGGAACAACCCGATTGAAAGCATCCCGTCCTATGCATTTAATCGTGTCCCCTCACTCATGCGTCTGGATTTGGGAGAACTGAAGAAACTGGAGTATATTTCAGAAGGTGCATTCGAGGGATTATACAACTTGAAATACCTAAACCTTGGAATGTGTAATCTACTTGAGATGCCTGTCCTCTCCCCATTGGTGGGGCTGGAGGAACTAGAGATGTCAGAAAACTATTTTCCAGAAATCAAACCTGGATCCTTTAGAGGTCTAAAATCCTTAAAAAAGCTCTGGATTATGAACTCAAAAATTACCACCATTGAGAGAAATGCTTTTGATGATGTCACAGCCTTGGTTGAACTTAACCTGGCCCATAATAACCTTAGCTCTTTACCCCATGACCTTTTTGCACCATTGAGTTACCTGGTGGAGCTGCACTTGCACCATAACCCATGGCGGTGTGACTGCGATGTCGTGTGGCTGGCCTGGTGGCTAAGAGAGTACATCCCTACCAACTCTACATGTTGCGGCCGCTGCCACAGCCCGGCCCATCTGCGAGGGCGCTACCTGGTAGAGGTGGACCAAACCACCTTCCAGTGCTCTGCTCCTTTTATCCTGGATGCTCCACGTGACCTTAACATCTCTGCAGAGCGAGTCGCTGAGCTTAAATGTCGCACAGCTCCCATGTCGTCTGTCAGATGGCTCCTGCCCAATGGAACAGTCCTGACCCACGGCTCAAACCATCCAAGGATATACGTCATCAATGATGGAACCCTAAACTTCTCAAACGTGCTGACGTCCGACACAGGCGTGTACACTTGCATGGTAACAAACATGGCTGGAAACTCGAATGCATCAGCCTACCTGAATGTGAGCGCGGCCGAGCTTAACACCTCCGAGCACCTGAGCTACTTTACCACCGTTACTGTGGAGATAGTAGAGCCCACGTCAGAGGAGGTCGTCAAGCCTAAGACGGTCACGGCTTCGCCTTCCGTCTTCCAGCCCGTGTTTATCTCAACTCCAACTGTGCTGCTGCAAACACCCAGACAGGTTAGCGTGCCAACCATTCGAGAAACAGAACGCCCACCTGCCAATCTAGACGAGGTAATGAAGACTACTAAGATTATCATTGGCTGCTTTGTTGCCGTCACGCTGCTTGCCGCGGTCATGCTGATCGCGTTCTACAAGCTGCGCAAGCGCCACCAACAGAGGAGCACGGTGGCAGCTGACAGGACTATGGAGCTCTTTCAAATGGAGGAGAATGTTCCTCCTGCCACTTCAGGGACTACTTTACCAGGAGATGGTGGGATGGTGCTAGAGAGATTGAGCTTGAGAGATCGAAACAACACCTGCAAGTCCAGCTACAAGCCGGTGCACTCTGCTCAGTGGACAGAAAACAGCATTGGAAACTCTCTGCATCGCCCCCGGCCCACCACCATCAGCACCATTCCGGAAACCTTCCTGAACAAAACTCACACCAAGGAGAAGGTACAGGAAACTCAGATCTAA